In Elaeis guineensis isolate ETL-2024a chromosome 1, EG11, whole genome shotgun sequence, a genomic segment contains:
- the LOC105039659 gene encoding COP9 signalosome complex subunit 5 produces the protein MDSMSAAIARQTWELENNIVAMEAGAADADAIYYYDEAVQAKFQQEKPWAHDPNFFRRVKISALALLKMVVHARSGGTIEVMGLMQGKTDGDTIVVMDAFALPVEGTETRVNAQADAYEYMVDYSQTNKQAGRLENVVGWYHSHPGYGCWLSGIDVSTQMLNQQFQEPFLAVVIDPTRTVSAGKVEIGAFRTYPQGYKPLDEPVSEYQTIPLNKIEDFGVHCKQYYALDITYFKSSLDCHLLDLLWNKYWVNTLSSSPLLGNRDYIAGQISDLAEKLEHAENQLAHTRWGSFLLPSQRKKENEESQLAKTTRDSSKITVEQVHGLMSQVIKDILFNTVRHSSSTCPSLSDSSGPEPMVEA, from the exons ATGGATTCGATGTCGGCGGCGATAGCGCGGCAGACGTGGGAGCTGGAGAATAACATCGTGGCGATGGAGGCGGGGGCGGCGGACGCGGACGCGATCTACTACTACGACGAGGCGGTGCAGGCCAAGTTCCAGCAGGAGAAGCCGTGGGCGCACGACCCCAACTTCTTCCGGCGGGTGAAGATCTCGGCGCTGGCCCTTCTTAAGATGGTGGTCCACGCCCGCTCCGGCGGCACCATCGAGGTCATGGGCCTCATGCAGGGGAAGACCGACGGCGACACTATCGTtgtcatggacgccttcgccctCCCCGTGGAGGGCACTGAGACCCGCGTTAACGCCCAGGCCGACGCCTACGAGTACATGGTTGACTACTCCCAGACCAACAAGCAG GCTGGACGATTGGAGAATGTAGTTGGGTGGTACCATTCACACCCGGGATATGGGTGTTGGCTGTCGGGTATCGATGTGTCTACTCAGATGCTTAATCAACAGTTTCAAGAACCATTCCTGGCTGTTGTGATTGATCCCACTAGGACTGTTTCAGCTGGGAAGGTGGAGATTGGTGCATTCAGGACATACCCGCAGGGGTACAAACCACTTGATGAACCTGTATCAGAATACCAGACCATCCCACTTAACAAGATTGAAGATTTTGGGGTCCACTGCAAACAG TATTATGCATTGGATATAACCTATTTCAAGTCTTCTTTGGACTGCCACCTGTTGGATCTGCTATGGAATAAATACTGGGTGAACACGCTATCTTCATCCCCACTCCTAGGCAACCGAGACTACATTGCAGGACAAATTTCTGATTTGG CGGAAAAACTGGAGCATGCTGAGAATCAGTTGGCTCATACACGATGGGGTTCTTTTCTTTTGCCCTCGCAAAGAAAAAAGGAG AATGAGGAATCCCAGCTGGCAAAGACAACTCGTGATAGCTCAAAAATTACTGTTGAGCAGGTGCATGGTCTTATGTCACAG GTTATTAAGGACATCCTCTTTAACACTGTCCGTCACTCTAGCAGTACATGCCCAAGCCTTTCAGACTCTTCTGGCCCCGAACCTATGGTGGAAGCATGA